The Parabacteroides sp. AD58 genome includes a window with the following:
- the priA gene encoding replication restart helicase PriA yields the protein MSTYADVILPLPLENQYTYRIPADLESLVVRGSRVIVHFGKKRFYTAIVVDVHDRQPQTDYEVKEIFSILDATPILRRPQLRFWEWIASYYICKLGDVYKAALPSGLKLESETTVTYNPDYEADAPLKPNEQAVLDAFGRNVVKQTVSDLEKKTGLRNIVPVIASLMGKGAVGVNEELKQGFVPKTQTYVRLHPDWATEDRMQEAFDVVKRAKKQEQLLVSFLDLTHALNPVLKQEVSKKELLEKSGQSAAILDGLLKRGILQSYEKEVSRLQTRMCRLEEPHALTDEQQAAYGKILDVFAEKEVCLLHGVTSSGKTEIYIHLIRQVLRSGRQVLYLLPEIAITTQITDRLVKIFGDQLLVYHSKFSDNERVEVWNKLLHGKGPMLVLGVRSSIFLPFSSLGLIIVDEEHETTYKQQDPAPRYHARNAAIILAQMHGGKVLLGSATPSIDSYFNAMTGKFGLVELPVRYGAASPPEMILANIRELKRRKQMKDTLFSPILIEKMRQALESGQQVILFQNRRGFAPMIECKDCGWIPRCQHCDVSMTYHKFHQKLVCHYCGFTVRVPSECPECHSVNIRPLGFGTEKVEEEIALLFPAARVARMDLDTARTRTAYERIIGDFEKQKTDILIGTQMISKGLDFSHVAVVGILNADGLMNYPDFRAHERAFQLMMQVSGRTGRRDKQGVVVLQTSQPDHPLIQMVTQRAYKEMVSWQLAERSMFRYPPYYRLIILVLRSKNPTVLDEQSRQYAERLRRRLGDRVLGPVTPPVSYIQLLHIRKIVMKIEIAASIPQVRDILESVQQEMKQSTEFRQLLVHYDVDPL from the coding sequence ATGAGTACCTACGCAGATGTCATACTCCCGCTTCCGCTGGAGAATCAATATACGTATCGGATTCCGGCCGACTTGGAGTCGCTGGTGGTCCGTGGCAGTCGTGTGATTGTGCATTTCGGAAAGAAACGCTTTTACACGGCGATTGTGGTAGATGTGCACGATCGTCAGCCGCAGACGGACTATGAAGTGAAGGAAATCTTTTCGATTTTGGATGCGACACCTATTTTACGCCGTCCGCAATTACGCTTCTGGGAATGGATTGCCTCATATTATATCTGTAAACTGGGCGATGTCTATAAGGCGGCCTTGCCTTCCGGCCTGAAGCTGGAAAGCGAGACAACAGTTACTTATAACCCCGACTATGAGGCTGATGCTCCGTTGAAACCCAACGAGCAGGCAGTATTGGATGCTTTCGGACGGAATGTAGTCAAGCAGACGGTTTCTGATTTGGAGAAGAAAACCGGTTTGCGTAACATTGTTCCGGTTATTGCTTCGCTGATGGGGAAAGGAGCTGTGGGTGTCAATGAGGAACTGAAACAAGGTTTTGTTCCTAAGACGCAGACGTATGTCCGACTACATCCCGACTGGGCAACCGAAGACCGGATGCAGGAAGCCTTTGATGTCGTGAAACGGGCAAAGAAACAGGAGCAACTGCTGGTCAGCTTTCTCGATTTGACCCACGCATTGAATCCGGTGCTAAAGCAGGAAGTTTCGAAAAAGGAATTGTTGGAGAAAAGCGGGCAGAGTGCTGCGATTCTCGATGGTTTATTGAAACGGGGCATCTTGCAGAGTTATGAGAAAGAAGTCAGCCGCCTGCAGACAAGGATGTGCCGTCTGGAAGAACCGCATGCCTTAACCGACGAACAACAGGCGGCGTACGGAAAGATTCTGGATGTCTTTGCCGAAAAGGAAGTGTGCCTGTTACATGGAGTTACTTCGTCGGGAAAGACCGAAATCTATATTCATTTGATCCGGCAGGTCTTGAGAAGTGGGAGACAAGTACTTTATCTCTTGCCCGAGATTGCGATTACGACGCAGATAACCGACCGTCTGGTGAAGATATTCGGGGATCAGTTGTTGGTATATCACTCCAAATTCTCGGACAACGAACGGGTGGAAGTATGGAACAAGCTGTTGCATGGCAAAGGTCCGATGCTGGTTTTGGGCGTGCGTTCGTCGATCTTCCTACCGTTTAGCAGTCTGGGATTAATTATCGTTGATGAGGAACACGAAACGACCTATAAGCAACAGGATCCGGCGCCTCGTTATCATGCCCGTAATGCAGCTATTATTCTGGCACAGATGCATGGGGGCAAAGTGCTGTTGGGTTCGGCTACGCCGTCGATCGACTCTTATTTCAATGCCATGACCGGCAAGTTCGGCTTGGTAGAGTTGCCGGTTCGTTACGGAGCCGCTTCGCCTCCTGAGATGATCCTGGCCAATATCCGCGAATTGAAAAGGCGGAAGCAGATGAAAGATACGCTTTTCTCACCAATCCTGATAGAGAAGATGCGGCAGGCGCTCGAAAGCGGACAACAGGTGATCTTGTTTCAGAATCGCCGTGGCTTTGCGCCGATGATAGAATGTAAGGACTGCGGTTGGATTCCGCGTTGCCAGCACTGTGATGTGAGCATGACCTATCATAAGTTTCACCAGAAGCTGGTGTGTCATTATTGTGGCTTTACTGTGCGTGTTCCGTCAGAATGCCCGGAATGCCATTCGGTGAATATCCGTCCGTTGGGCTTTGGCACTGAAAAGGTGGAAGAAGAGATCGCTTTGCTCTTTCCTGCTGCACGGGTGGCCCGGATGGATTTGGATACAGCCCGTACGCGTACAGCCTATGAACGGATCATTGGCGACTTTGAGAAGCAGAAGACTGATATTCTAATCGGTACGCAAATGATTTCGAAAGGACTGGATTTCAGTCATGTGGCCGTGGTGGGTATTCTGAACGCCGACGGTCTGATGAATTATCCGGACTTTCGGGCACATGAAAGGGCTTTCCAGCTGATGATGCAGGTGAGCGGCCGCACCGGAAGACGGGATAAACAGGGTGTCGTAGTCTTGCAGACTTCGCAACCCGATCATCCGTTAATCCAGATGGTGACGCAGCGGGCATATAAGGAAATGGTCAGCTGGCAACTGGCGGAACGGAGCATGTTCCGTTATCCGCCTTATTACCGCCTGATTATCCTGGTTCTTCGGTCGAAGAATCCGACGGTGCTCGATGAACAATCGCGGCAGTATGCTGAACGGTTGCGCCGGCGCTTGGGCGACCGCGTGCTGGGTCCTGTTACGCCGCCTGTTTCCTATATCCAGCTGCTTCATATTCGCAAGATCGTGATGAAAATCGAGATTGCCGCTTCAATCCCGCAAGTCCGTGACATACTGGAGTCCGTGCAGCAGGAGATGAAGCAGAGCACGGAGTTCCGTCAATTGCTGGTACATTATGATGTGGATCCGTTGTAA
- a CDS encoding 6-bladed beta-propeller, with translation MKKYLLLSIVFSLFLCGCTQKQSESNESSGMESIPITDFETYNGRFSEFAEAVEMIPLEFTDESILGEIKKVVLSEDFIFVMERFNSAGIYTFDRSGKFLYRIGSRGQGPEECADVDDFSINEKDRLIYIFDGVRKKVFVFSFDNEFIKTIPMDYSATNMEYQDGLFYLYREDARYGVPLYSLVIKDINGDLVEKYYPMSDLPKSHDCVFCKRENDILFAQDMNDSVFVLSGEKLSPVYYIDYKDRSMAPEDRMDIKHDVRRSIDVLLEKRTIAGIQGVFEIHDKVFIKSINVIVPVLSIYDKVKKEVKTYQYWNDDFLFIGSGHPIGQYKDYLLLLRDVDLIQGSLDHFDDRIKEGALTTEKADKLRKMIEEKLPNIDTDECNPVLFMVKVKE, from the coding sequence ATGAAAAAATATCTTTTATTATCCATCGTATTCAGCCTGTTTTTGTGTGGCTGTACCCAAAAACAAAGTGAATCTAATGAATCTTCCGGTATGGAGAGTATTCCGATAACCGACTTTGAAACCTACAACGGAAGGTTTTCTGAGTTTGCGGAAGCAGTAGAAATGATACCATTAGAATTTACGGATGAATCCATTTTAGGGGAAATCAAAAAAGTAGTGCTGTCTGAAGACTTCATTTTTGTGATGGAACGATTCAATAGTGCAGGTATTTATACGTTCGACCGTAGTGGTAAATTTTTATACCGGATCGGTAGCCGGGGGCAAGGACCGGAGGAATGTGCTGATGTGGATGATTTTTCGATTAATGAAAAAGACAGGTTGATATACATATTTGATGGTGTCCGGAAGAAAGTATTTGTATTTTCCTTCGATAATGAATTCATAAAAACAATCCCGATGGATTATTCTGCGACGAATATGGAGTATCAGGATGGACTGTTCTATTTATATAGAGAAGATGCACGTTATGGTGTTCCTCTTTATTCCTTGGTCATTAAAGATATCAATGGAGACTTAGTTGAAAAATATTATCCCATGTCCGACTTGCCCAAAAGTCATGACTGTGTATTCTGCAAAAGAGAAAACGACATCTTGTTTGCGCAAGATATGAATGACTCTGTATTTGTTTTGTCAGGTGAAAAATTATCCCCTGTATATTATATCGATTATAAGGATCGAAGCATGGCACCGGAGGATAGGATGGATATCAAGCATGACGTTCGCCGCTCCATAGATGTCCTTTTGGAAAAAAGGACGATAGCAGGAATTCAAGGTGTTTTTGAAATCCACGATAAGGTCTTTATCAAAAGTATCAATGTGATTGTCCCGGTTCTGAGCATTTATGACAAAGTGAAAAAAGAGGTCAAGACTTACCAGTATTGGAACGACGATTTTCTGTTTATAGGAAGTGGCCATCCTATAGGTCAGTATAAAGACTATCTGCTTTTACTACGAGACGTAGATTTAATACAAGGAAGTCTGGATCATTTTGATGATCGGATAAAAGAAGGTGCTTTAACTACAGAAAAGGCAGATAAACTAAGAAAAATGATCGAAGAGAAATTACCGAACATAGATACGGATGAGTGTAATCCGGTTTTGTTTATGGTTAAAGTAAAGGAATGA
- a CDS encoding IS30-like element IS4351 family transposase: protein MSKHITEEQRYAISMMLQIPMSKKAIAEAIGVDKSTVYREIKRNCDARSGSYSMELAQRKADRRKQQKHRKEVLTPAMRKRIIKLLKKGFSPEQIVGRSRLEGIAMVSHETIYRWIWEDKRRGGKLHKYLRRQGRRYAKRGSKNAGRGFIPGRVDIDERPEIVELKERFGDLEIDTIIGKNHKGAILTINDRATSRVWIRKLSGKEAIPVAKIAVWALRKVKNLIHTITADNGKEFAKHEEIAQKLEIKFYFCKPYHSWERGANENTNGLIRQYIPKGKDFSEVTNKQIKWIENKLNNRPRKRLGYLTPNEKFKQIINQNSVAFAS, encoded by the coding sequence ATGAGCAAACATATAACCGAGGAACAAAGGTATGCAATTTCTATGATGTTGCAAATACCGATGAGCAAAAAAGCAATAGCGGAAGCTATCGGAGTAGATAAAAGCACTGTTTACAGGGAGATAAAGCGCAATTGCGACGCCCGAAGTGGTAGCTATAGCATGGAGCTTGCCCAGCGAAAAGCAGACAGGCGCAAGCAGCAAAAACATCGCAAGGAAGTGCTTACACCGGCAATGAGAAAACGGATAATAAAGCTGTTGAAGAAAGGATTCAGCCCGGAGCAGATTGTCGGCAGGAGCCGCTTGGAGGGAATTGCGATGGTATCTCACGAAACGATATATCGCTGGATTTGGGAGGATAAGCGGCGGGGTGGCAAACTGCACAAATATCTTCGCAGACAAGGTCGCAGGTATGCCAAACGTGGTTCTAAAAATGCAGGGCGAGGATTTATCCCAGGCAGGGTGGATATTGATGAGCGTCCCGAGATAGTGGAACTGAAGGAGAGATTTGGTGATTTAGAGATAGATACAATTATTGGTAAGAACCACAAAGGTGCCATTCTTACCATTAACGACAGAGCAACAAGCAGGGTCTGGATACGCAAGTTGTCGGGAAAAGAAGCCATCCCGGTAGCTAAGATTGCAGTATGGGCACTGCGGAAAGTGAAAAACTTAATACACACAATTACGGCTGACAATGGAAAGGAGTTTGCAAAGCACGAGGAAATTGCGCAAAAATTGGAAATAAAATTCTATTTTTGCAAACCATACCACTCATGGGAACGTGGTGCCAATGAAAACACCAACGGGCTTATCAGGCAGTATATCCCAAAGGGTAAGGACTTTAGTGAAGTAACCAACAAACAGATTAAGTGGATTGAAAATAAACTCAATAATCGACCTCGTAAAAGACTTGGATACCTCACGCCAAACGAAAAATTTAAACAAATTATTAATCAGAATTCTGTTGCATTTGCAAGTTGA
- a CDS encoding sugar phosphate isomerase/epimerase family protein, giving the protein MNNTRRKFFKQSLAGALLLGTSAMSHAEEKSRIIPKAPKSVNPFQLGMAGYTFVNFDLDTTLRTMQRLDVHYLCIKDFHLPLDSTDEQIKAFHARCAEFGVTGYAVGPIYMKSEAEIDRAFEYAKRVGVKLIVGVPNYELLPYVDKKVKEYDFHYAIHLHGPDIKTYPDATDVWEHTKDLDPRIGMCLDVGHDLRNGCNPVTDLEKYHTRVFDMHIKDVTDSTKAGRGIEIGRGKIDFPALIQMMRKVNYTGKCSLEYEKDMKDPFLGIAESIGYFKAVSELI; this is encoded by the coding sequence ATGAACAATACGAGGAGAAAATTCTTCAAACAGAGTTTGGCAGGTGCCTTGTTGTTGGGTACATCAGCCATGTCGCACGCCGAAGAAAAGTCGCGGATTATTCCGAAGGCACCTAAGTCTGTCAATCCGTTCCAATTGGGAATGGCAGGTTATACATTCGTCAATTTCGACTTGGACACGACGCTTCGCACGATGCAGCGACTGGATGTCCATTATTTGTGTATCAAGGATTTCCATTTGCCATTGGATAGTACGGACGAACAGATCAAGGCTTTCCATGCCCGTTGTGCCGAATTCGGCGTTACCGGTTATGCCGTGGGACCAATTTACATGAAGAGCGAGGCGGAGATCGACCGGGCTTTCGAATATGCCAAACGGGTAGGAGTGAAGCTGATTGTCGGTGTTCCTAATTATGAGCTGTTGCCTTATGTGGATAAGAAAGTAAAGGAATATGATTTCCATTATGCGATCCATTTGCACGGACCCGATATCAAGACTTATCCGGATGCAACCGACGTCTGGGAACATACGAAGGATTTGGATCCGCGTATCGGTATGTGTCTGGATGTAGGCCATGACTTGCGTAACGGCTGTAATCCGGTAACTGATTTGGAGAAGTATCATACGCGTGTATTCGATATGCACATCAAGGATGTGACCGATTCGACTAAAGCCGGACGCGGCATCGAAATAGGACGCGGAAAGATTGATTTCCCTGCCTTGATCCAGATGATGAGGAAGGTGAATTATACAGGTAAATGCAGCTTGGAATACGAGAAAGACATGAAAGATCCTTTCCTCGGAATTGCCGAGTCGATCGGGTATTTCAAGGCTGTAAGTGAATTAATTTGA
- a CDS encoding DUF4373 domain-containing protein encodes MARPVKLGLDYFPIDTHVLKDIKIRRLMKKHKTPGVLLYFMLLCDIYESSFYVQVDQDYLFDLSDQLDIEDEEVKTMLDYMVEIGLFDAGLWKQSILTSKAIQERYIAAKGRYLNERKLEKQYLLVPVTAVKEEMAANTSVNAEETLISAAETPVQTVESAQSKEKDSKENESIFIIERESGAPARENDQSLLKDQWDQWKMDLLNDGDWCNLLIRISGKGTSLLENAYDAMRYFDDFNLLRALGDTVRTRKEYQSRFIAWWRHNHWETDMQILAGSKTAAIPQVRINKPAARKSRYEEMMQVAEEAKLLTQQMFENHGFGYSFTNGIETASDYTV; translated from the coding sequence ATGGCAAGGCCAGTAAAATTAGGATTAGATTATTTCCCGATCGACACTCATGTATTGAAAGATATCAAAATACGGCGTTTGATGAAGAAGCATAAAACGCCGGGTGTCCTTCTGTATTTTATGCTTTTGTGTGATATCTACGAAAGCTCATTCTATGTGCAGGTTGATCAAGACTATTTGTTCGATCTGTCGGACCAGTTGGACATCGAAGATGAGGAAGTGAAAACCATGCTTGACTATATGGTTGAAATCGGCTTGTTCGATGCCGGATTGTGGAAACAGAGTATTCTGACGTCTAAAGCCATTCAGGAACGGTACATCGCGGCGAAGGGCCGTTACCTGAATGAACGGAAATTGGAGAAGCAATACTTGCTTGTTCCGGTTACGGCAGTGAAAGAAGAAATGGCAGCGAATACATCAGTTAACGCAGAGGAAACTCTCATTTCCGCAGCTGAAACGCCAGTTCAAACCGTGGAAAGTGCACAAAGTAAAGAAAAGGATAGTAAAGAAAATGAAAGTATATTTATAATTGAGAGAGAGAGTGGCGCGCCTGCGCGCGAAAACGATCAATCGTTATTGAAAGATCAATGGGATCAGTGGAAAATGGATCTGCTGAATGACGGCGACTGGTGTAACCTACTGATTCGCATCAGTGGGAAAGGCACTTCATTGCTGGAAAATGCCTATGATGCCATGAGATACTTCGACGATTTCAATCTTTTGCGGGCACTCGGAGATACCGTAAGGACCCGGAAAGAATATCAATCGCGGTTCATCGCCTGGTGGCGACATAACCATTGGGAAACGGATATGCAGATTTTGGCCGGAAGCAAAACGGCGGCGATCCCGCAAGTCAGGATCAACAAGCCGGCGGCACGGAAATCAAGATACGAAGAAATGATGCAGGTAGCAGAAGAAGCAAAATTATTAACCCAACAAATGTTTGAAAACCATGGCTTTGGATATTCGTTTACAAATGGCATTGAGACAGCCTCCGATTACACAGTTTGA
- a CDS encoding glycoside hydrolase family 30 protein, translated as MKTHTLLGSIILVGGLLSCQGKPQLEWVASTETACWQTEEPLPVAEASVEPLVTIKTTDVQQQIEGFGACFNELGWMSLNKLEPADRERVLEELFYPNFGANFTIARMPVGANDFSRDWYSYDEQAGDFAMESFTIANDKQTLIPFIQNALKYNADLKLWASPWSPPSWMKHNQHYASVSTPKTAGSLNKKLQEGESTYMTTIVDNGLPEDRQGREGTDMFICEPEYFSAYALYFSKFIDAYRKEGINISMVMPQNEFNSAQIFPSCCWTAAGLAEFVGNYLGPAMEEKGIEVMFGTMERPNAALVDTLLNDPESSKYIRGVGFQWAGKGAIASIHQRYPALKLYQTEQECGDGKNTWDAALYAWQLMQHYLNNGTSAYLYWNISLEDGGISRWGWAQNSLVVVDADQKSYRYTPEYYIMKHVSHYVQPGAFKLAADGDAKGLLAFVNPDQSIVVVVSNESAEPKVYPFSVDGQIYAPQLAPRSINTFLWRK; from the coding sequence ATGAAAACACATACATTACTTGGTTCAATTATTTTGGTAGGAGGTTTGCTTTCTTGCCAGGGCAAACCCCAGTTAGAATGGGTCGCTTCTACAGAAACGGCTTGCTGGCAAACGGAAGAACCGCTTCCGGTGGCAGAGGCGAGTGTGGAACCTTTGGTCACGATCAAGACAACCGATGTGCAACAGCAGATCGAAGGCTTCGGGGCCTGTTTCAATGAGTTGGGCTGGATGTCGTTGAATAAACTCGAACCGGCCGATCGGGAAAGGGTACTCGAAGAATTGTTTTATCCCAACTTCGGGGCCAACTTCACCATCGCTCGCATGCCGGTAGGCGCCAACGATTTCTCACGCGACTGGTATTCGTATGATGAACAGGCGGGCGATTTTGCCATGGAGTCGTTTACGATAGCCAATGATAAACAGACGCTGATTCCGTTTATCCAAAATGCCTTGAAGTATAATGCGGATTTGAAGCTGTGGGCTTCTCCGTGGTCGCCACCTTCGTGGATGAAGCATAACCAGCATTATGCAAGTGTTTCGACTCCGAAAACGGCGGGCAGCCTGAACAAGAAACTGCAAGAGGGCGAAAGTACGTATATGACAACCATTGTGGATAATGGTTTGCCGGAAGATCGTCAGGGGCGTGAAGGAACGGATATGTTCATCTGTGAGCCGGAATATTTCTCGGCCTATGCGCTTTATTTCTCCAAATTCATCGATGCCTATCGGAAAGAAGGTATTAACATCTCGATGGTGATGCCGCAGAATGAATTCAATTCGGCACAGATATTCCCGAGTTGTTGCTGGACGGCAGCCGGACTGGCCGAGTTTGTGGGCAACTATCTGGGCCCGGCCATGGAAGAGAAAGGTATCGAAGTGATGTTCGGAACAATGGAACGTCCGAATGCCGCCTTGGTAGATACCTTGCTGAATGATCCGGAGAGTAGCAAATACATCCGTGGCGTCGGTTTCCAATGGGCTGGGAAAGGAGCCATCGCATCCATTCACCAGCGTTATCCAGCGTTGAAGCTGTACCAGACAGAACAGGAGTGTGGCGACGGAAAGAATACCTGGGACGCGGCATTGTACGCCTGGCAGCTGATGCAACATTATCTGAACAACGGAACTTCGGCTTATCTGTATTGGAATATCTCGCTCGAAGACGGAGGCATCAGTCGCTGGGGCTGGGCTCAGAACTCTTTGGTAGTAGTTGATGCAGACCAGAAATCCTATCGCTATACTCCGGAATATTATATCATGAAGCACGTCAGTCACTATGTGCAACCGGGTGCTTTCAAACTGGCAGCCGATGGCGATGCAAAAGGATTACTGGCATTTGTTAATCCGGATCAGAGTATCGTAGTGGTGGTATCGAATGAATCTGCCGAACCGAAAGTATATCCGTTCTCTGTCGACGGACAAATCTATGCGCCACAACTCGCTCCGCGTTCAATCAATACGTTTCTTTGGCGGAAATAA
- a CDS encoding DUF6340 family protein, protein MKKEIYLGGLSLLLTACGGINYVGIETCNPGEVTFPQDVRKVLMVNNAIAQPEKSGYTYSLLGVVQDTARAKADSALFDLCASCGTAILDASYFEDVLLFHDPLRDAGSSLVDQKLTRRQVDALCRSNDADAVISLDKMLFAMERKDVNIGAGYLTGTITVKMQGVMRAYLPDRDNSLATILIEDSVEFQQAAEDLRMLNYYLPTADEALRMAASALGSKVSGYFVPHWTEETRWYYSNADSRWKEASAFASSSKWDTAKAIWLREFESTSSKHQQAKLASNIALCYEMQSQLDKAYEWAKKSYDFFMESYGEKSRNTELLKAYSEVLKARILADKKLNTQIGSR, encoded by the coding sequence ATGAAAAAGGAGATATACTTAGGAGGTTTGTCGTTATTGTTGACAGCCTGTGGAGGAATAAATTATGTAGGCATCGAGACCTGCAATCCAGGTGAAGTCACTTTCCCACAAGACGTACGGAAAGTGCTGATGGTGAACAATGCCATTGCACAGCCGGAAAAGTCGGGTTATACCTATTCTTTGTTGGGTGTTGTGCAGGATACGGCTCGTGCCAAGGCCGACAGTGCCTTGTTCGATCTGTGCGCTTCGTGCGGAACGGCCATTCTGGATGCCTCCTACTTCGAGGATGTTCTCCTTTTTCATGATCCTTTGCGCGATGCAGGCAGCAGCCTGGTCGACCAGAAGCTGACACGCCGTCAGGTAGATGCTTTGTGCCGTTCGAACGATGCAGATGCCGTTATCTCGCTCGATAAGATGCTTTTTGCCATGGAGCGCAAAGACGTGAACATTGGCGCTGGTTATTTAACGGGAACCATCACCGTCAAAATGCAGGGTGTGATGCGGGCTTATCTGCCCGATCGCGACAATTCGCTAGCAACCATCCTCATTGAAGATTCGGTTGAGTTCCAGCAGGCTGCCGAGGATTTGAGGATGCTGAACTATTACTTGCCGACAGCCGATGAGGCCTTGCGGATGGCCGCTTCGGCATTGGGCAGCAAAGTGTCGGGCTATTTTGTTCCGCACTGGACTGAAGAGACGCGCTGGTATTACAGTAATGCCGATTCCCGTTGGAAAGAAGCTTCCGCCTTTGCCTCTTCCAGCAAATGGGATACAGCTAAAGCTATCTGGCTCCGCGAGTTTGAGTCTACTTCGTCGAAGCATCAGCAGGCCAAGTTGGCGTCTAATATCGCCCTTTGCTACGAAATGCAAAGCCAGCTGGATAAAGCCTATGAGTGGGCGAAGAAATCGTATGATTTTTTCATGGAGTCGTATGGCGAAAAAAGTCGGAATACGGAACTGCTGAAAGCCTATTCAGAGGTATTGAAGGCACGAATTCTGGCAGATAAGAAACTAAATACACAAATTGGTAGCAGATAA
- a CDS encoding DUF6261 family protein, with protein sequence MEKQVDTIALSRFSNYAHYNYMDVVYKNMSSLLILGEKLTTELPIFKEKLDNENEVLVQSRKNDLTEEIEVGDDQRDNGLSGYAQVLKGFLCLKSGEQYEAAKKLDKHLSDFNLSPRMSLIKQTGAMKNLIEDLETTYTSQVTSLGLTPFVTMMKEGNTAVDTNLQARDARSAGKMKAAVLTARSETDEIYNKIIMKINALAIVDEVNADEYGQLIDELNAQIKHYKEQELTPKTKKADDSSTSDSDTNA encoded by the coding sequence ATGGAAAAACAAGTTGACACCATCGCCCTTAGCAGGTTTTCCAATTACGCACATTACAATTATATGGATGTTGTGTATAAAAACATGAGTTCATTGCTTATTTTGGGAGAGAAACTGACAACAGAACTCCCAATTTTTAAAGAAAAACTGGACAATGAAAACGAAGTGCTGGTACAATCGAGGAAAAACGACCTGACCGAAGAGATCGAGGTGGGCGACGACCAACGCGACAACGGGTTGAGCGGATATGCCCAAGTGCTGAAAGGATTCTTATGTTTGAAAAGCGGTGAGCAATATGAAGCGGCCAAAAAGCTGGACAAGCATTTGTCTGATTTCAATTTGTCGCCCCGCATGTCGCTCATCAAGCAAACGGGTGCGATGAAGAATCTCATTGAAGATCTGGAGACGACTTATACCTCGCAGGTCACCTCTTTGGGATTGACGCCATTCGTCACTATGATGAAAGAGGGCAACACCGCGGTCGACACCAACCTGCAAGCCCGTGATGCCCGAAGTGCCGGAAAGATGAAGGCCGCCGTACTGACAGCCCGCAGCGAAACGGACGAAATCTACAACAAGATCATCATGAAGATCAACGCCCTGGCGATCGTAGATGAAGTGAATGCCGACGAATACGGACAACTAATCGACGAACTGAACGCTCAGATCAAACACTACAAGGAACAGGAATTGACCCCGAAAACGAAGAAGGCAGACGATAGCTCTACTTCTGATAGCGACACCAATGCCTAA
- a CDS encoding porin family protein, which translates to MKRVYLLILALVAWMAVPAQAQFKWGIKGGANISSIHFTNLPENFSTENLTGFHIGPTIELMAPLVGLGFDASILYSQTGMEIGTQTVKSDYLNIPVNLKWKIGIPAVKVFAAAGPYVGFRLGGGKFWDVLSDQIESKSFSAGLNIGAGVELIQHLQISATYQLGLTDNYSIKKLEIDGKNRGWLISAAILF; encoded by the coding sequence ATGAAGCGAGTTTATTTGTTGATATTGGCGTTGGTTGCCTGGATGGCGGTTCCGGCTCAAGCCCAGTTTAAGTGGGGTATTAAAGGTGGTGCTAATATATCGAGCATCCACTTTACAAATTTGCCGGAGAATTTTTCTACGGAGAATCTGACGGGTTTTCATATCGGTCCGACCATTGAACTGATGGCTCCGTTAGTGGGACTGGGTTTTGATGCCTCTATTCTGTATTCGCAGACAGGTATGGAAATAGGCACACAGACGGTCAAGTCTGATTATTTGAATATACCGGTCAATTTGAAATGGAAGATTGGCATTCCGGCTGTGAAGGTGTTTGCTGCAGCAGGTCCGTATGTCGGTTTCCGTCTGGGCGGTGGCAAGTTCTGGGACGTTCTGAGCGATCAGATTGAATCCAAATCCTTCAGTGCCGGCCTGAATATAGGAGCCGGTGTGGAGCTGATCCAGCATTTGCAGATCAGTGCGACCTATCAGTTGGGCTTGACTGACAATTATAGTATAAAGAAGTTGGAAATAGACGGAAAGAACCGTGGCTGGCTGATTTCGGCAGCGATTCTGTTCTAA